A window of Nocardia arthritidis genomic DNA:
TCCGTGGCCGGAGAACGACAGCGTGATTCCCTCACCGGTGCTGCGCCCGATGAGCCTGCCGAGCCCGAACGAATCATTGCGTTTGATTCCGGTCTGCAGGCTCGACGACCAGGCAACCGCGGCCTGCGGATCGGCATAGGTCGGCTGATCGACGTTCAACACCACCGGATGGCCGTGCGTGGTGATGGCGATGCGGCCGCGTCCGGTGAAAACACAGTTGAAAAGGCCCGCATTACTGGTGAATCCGGCCGCGCCCTGCACCATGCGGATGTTATAGGTGAGCGTCGGGTCGAAGGCGAGCACATTGGCGCCGTTGATGGTGAGTCCGTCGGTGCCGTCCAGATCGATGATGTGCACATCGGTGGCGGCATTGGCGAGGAATAGATCGCCGCGGCCGGACACCTTCATCAGCGGCACGCCCTCACCGGTGAGCCGCTGCTGAATCGCCCGTCCGATACCGCCGGCGCCTAGCGCCTGGAAATGCAGATCGCCCTGGTAAGCGACCATCGAACCGGCGCGGGCCATGACCTCGCCATTGAGCCCGACGCGAATCATCTTGCTGCCCTGCACCTGAATGCCGGCGCCCGCGACCTCGGCGTGCTTCTGGGCGAATAGTTCGCTCTGCATGGGCATGGCTCCTTGCTGGAATGCGGGCTGGGCGGGTGTCGGGTATGGGGGCGGTGCACCGTATGCGGGTGCCGCCGGATTCGGGACCGGAGGGTATTGCCCGGCCGGTGGATTGGCAGGAGGGTATTGCCCGGGCGGCGGATATGGGGCACCCGGCGGAATCTGCGACTGTGGAATCCGCGCATGCGGAATCGGTGCCTGTGGATTCTGCGCGCCAATGGGATTCGGCGTGCCGGGCGGAACCACTGCCTGCGGATTCGGTGCCGCAACCGGATTCGGCGGCGGCGCGGGTTCCGGCTCGTCGTCGACGTTCACCCCGAATGCGGTGGCGATTCCGGCCAGACCATTGTCGAAACCCTGGCCGACGGCCCGCACCTTCCACGCACCCGCGCGGCGGTATATCTCGACGCATACCACCGCGGTCTCGGTGGTGAGCCCGGTCATCGGGAAAGCGAGTGCGCCGGAATCGGATTCGATGGTGGCCCGCAGCGTGCCGACGCCCGCGAAGGTCGCGGGACCGCTGCCGTCGAGGCTGGCGGTGATCACCACCTTGTCGATATCGGCGGGCAGCGCGGAGGTTTGTACATCGACGACGTCACCGGCGCCGCGGCCGTGCCGGTAGACGACGCCGGGGCCGACCGGTTGGTTGAAGAAGATGAAATCGCCGTCGGACCGCACCTTTTCGTTCGCGCCGAGCAGCAGCGCCGATACGTCGACACCGGCGGAGCAGGTGACGGTGATCGAGAGCCGGTCGGCTGGAGCCGGGCGATTCTCGCCGCGGGCAAGTGTCGTCACGATAGACCGTCCCCCTGCTGGTGGAATTGTCCAATTCTCCAACGGTTCACCACTCAAGTGTGTCCCGTGTGCGCGCGGCGCGTCCACTTGCCCCCTCGGCCCTGTGTCGAAGTCCCCGGTACGAACGGTTCGGTCTGGTCCAGCATGCCGCGCTGGCTTTACAATTCGCAGGTCGGATGCTCGCGAACTCCGCGGTGCAGCGGATTTCGGCTCCTGGATCGCGAGCGCGCGGGCCCGGCGCGAAGTAGGCTCGGTGTGTCGAATCATGCCGCGACAGCGAAGTATTGGTTTCCGTGAGGGGGAACAGTGGACACGCTGAAGCTCGACCCGGCGGCGATGGCCGCCTACACGAAGATCGCGGAGACGGTTTCGCAGCAGCTGGCATCGGCGGCGCAGGTCGCGGGCGGCGCGGTGAATCCGGAGCGATTGTCGGCCGATCTCGGATTGATCGGCGCCCAGTTCGCCCAGCGGTTCACGGCGGCGGTGACGGAACATCAGCAGGCGCTGTCCACCGCGGGCCGCCTGGTCGCCGCCTATGGTGCGGTGCTGCGCGGATACAGCGCGGATATGCACGCCTCCGATGTGGATACCGCCGCGAAGCTCGACCGGGCGAAAGGGGAACTGGCATGAGGAGATTGGCCACCCTGCGGCGGCGCCCCGCCGCGGCGCCCACCCGAGAACCGGTCCGCCGGACAACTTCCAGCGATCCCGAGGTGGATCCGCCGATCGTCGCCGCGCTCGTGCAGCCGAT
This region includes:
- a CDS encoding AIM24 family protein, whose translation is MTTLARGENRPAPADRLSITVTCSAGVDVSALLLGANEKVRSDGDFIFFNQPVGPGVVYRHGRGAGDVVDVQTSALPADIDKVVITASLDGSGPATFAGVGTLRATIESDSGALAFPMTGLTTETAVVCVEIYRRAGAWKVRAVGQGFDNGLAGIATAFGVNVDDEPEPAPPPNPVAAPNPQAVVPPGTPNPIGAQNPQAPIPHARIPQSQIPPGAPYPPPGQYPPANPPAGQYPPVPNPAAPAYGAPPPYPTPAQPAFQQGAMPMQSELFAQKHAEVAGAGIQVQGSKMIRVGLNGEVMARAGSMVAYQGDLHFQALGAGGIGRAIQQRLTGEGVPLMKVSGRGDLFLANAATDVHIIDLDGTDGLTINGANVLAFDPTLTYNIRMVQGAAGFTSNAGLFNCVFTGRGRIAITTHGHPVVLNVDQPTYADPQAAVAWSSSLQTGIKRNDSFGLGRLIGRSTGEGITLSFSGHGFVIVQPSEVPTGGIIGGAGGGERAGENSGILGGLFG